In Anaerolineae bacterium, the genomic window CCTGCGGGAAATCCGCGGCCTGGGGGCGCGTGCCGAACAGCGTATCCTGGCCGGCATCCGCCAGCTTCGCGCCGGCCCATCGTCTACCAACAGCGGGGAGCACCCTGCATCATAACCGAGGAGGAGAACCCACATGCCATCATTCAACCCCTTCCGACGCGCACCATCCTCATCCAGAGCGAGCGGACCGGGCAGTGCCCGCGCCGGCGGCGGAGGCCGGCCGGACATCAACGAACTGCCCATCTGGACATGGATACTGATCCTCCTGCCGGTGGTCCTGATCGGCGGGGCGCTGTGGGCGATGACGCGCTCAGCGAGCGAGCCAGACCTGCTTTCGCCCACCGCAACCCCGACGCCGGCACAGGCGCCGGCCGTCATCACCGCCGCTCCCCAGGCGCCCACCGCCACCTTCACACCCATGGTCATCGTCGCCACACCGCCCCCACCCCCGTTGAGCGCCGGCGTGCAGGCCGAGGTCTTCGGCACGGGCGCCGATCAGCTTCGGGTGCGCAGTGGGCCTGGTACCACCTACGCTACCCTGCAAATTGTGGGGGACGGCACGCGGGTGCAGGTGCTGGAAGGGCCATCGCCGGCGGACGGCTTCCAGTGGTGGCGCGTCCAGCTATCCGACGGCACCATCGGCTGGGTAGTTGGCGATTTCCTGCGCACGGTGCAATAAGGGGACCATAGACCATGGACCGCTGACGATGGGCGATGCCCTATCCTCCATGGTCTACCGTCCATCGTCTATCGTCTATTCTCCATCGTCCATTCAGGAGGCCAGCGATGAACGAGGCACAGGACCAGGAGAAGGAACGAGCACGCCAGCGCATAGAGGAACTGCGCCGGCAAATCCATTACCATAACTACCGCTACTACGTCCTGGACTCGCCGGTCATCAGCGACGCGGAGTACGACCGGCTGATGCGGGAGCTTATCGAGCTGGAACAGCGCTATCCCGAATTCATCACCCCGGATTCCCCAACCCAGCGCGTGGGGGGCATGCCGGCAGAACAGTTCGAGAAGGTTCCTCATCCCGCTCCCATCCTCAGCCTGGCCAACGCCATGAACATCGAGGAACTGCGCGCCTGGCGCGAGCGCGTGAAGCGCCTCCTGCCGGCCGGCACCCCCCTCGCCTACGTGGTGGAACCGAAGATCGACGGCCTCACCGTGGTACTGCATTATGAGAACGGCATATTTGTGCGCGGGGCCACGCGCGGCGACGGCCTGGTCGGTGAGGATGTGACCGCAAACCTGCGCACCATCCACAGCCTGCCCCTGCGCATCCCCCCGCACGATGCCAGCATCACGCCCCCGCCGCGGCTGGTGGTGCGCGGCGAAGCCTACATGCCCATCAGCAAATTCCGCGAGTTCAACCGCCGGCAGATGGAGACCGGCGGCCAGGTCTTTGCCAACCCACGCAACGCCGCCGCCGGCTCCGTGCGCCAGCTCGACCCCAGCGTCACGGCCAGCCGGCCGCTCAGCCTCTTCACCTACGCCATCGTCGCCGCCGAGGGCATCACCATCCGCACCCAATGGGAGACGCTGGACTACCTGCGCCGCATGGGCTTCCCCGTCACCTCCGAGATCGCCCGCTTCGAGGACGCGCAGTTCGCGGAGCTGGAGCGCTACTGCGAGGAATGGATCGAGAAGCGCGATACGCTCGATTATGAGATTGACGGCCTGGTCGTGAAAATCGACGACCTGGAGACACAAGCGCGCCTGGGAGTGGTGGGCAACAGCCCGCGCGGCGCCGTCGCCTTCAAATTCCCGGCGCGCGAGGCCACCACCAAACTGCTCGATGTGGGTATCAACGTCGGCCGCACCGGCACACTCAACCCCTACGCCATCCTGGAGCCTGTGCAGATCGGGGGCGCCACCATCCGCAAAGCGACCCTGCACAACT contains:
- the ligA gene encoding NAD-dependent DNA ligase LigA — protein: MNEAQDQEKERARQRIEELRRQIHYHNYRYYVLDSPVISDAEYDRLMRELIELEQRYPEFITPDSPTQRVGGMPAEQFEKVPHPAPILSLANAMNIEELRAWRERVKRLLPAGTPLAYVVEPKIDGLTVVLHYENGIFVRGATRGDGLVGEDVTANLRTIHSLPLRIPPHDASITPPPRLVVRGEAYMPISKFREFNRRQMETGGQVFANPRNAAAGSVRQLDPSVTASRPLSLFTYAIVAAEGITIRTQWETLDYLRRMGFPVTSEIARFEDAQFAELERYCEEWIEKRDTLDYEIDGLVVKIDDLETQARLGVVGNSPRGAVAFKFPAREATTKLLDVGINVGRTGTLNPYAILEPVQIGGATIRKATLHNFDEIARLDVRIGDTVIVRRAGEVIPEIVGPIVDLRTGNERPIEVPTHCPVCGEPAVRRPGEVAIYCINAACPAQLVRHVEHFVSQGAMDIVGFGSRLAELFVEQGLIKDVADIYYLKKEDLLKLEGFGEKKAENLLRAIEESKNRPLQRLIVALGIPGVGSVVAGILAEHFRSIDRLASATEEELQQLEGIGPETARSIVEYFQRPRHREILEKLRRAGVRMAEEAPAEKPAAGPLAGKTFVITGILPHMTREEATALIEAAGGKVASSVSSKTDYLVVGEAPGGTKYNKARELGIPMIDEAELLRMLGKEPAA
- a CDS encoding SH3 domain-containing protein — translated: MPSFNPFRRAPSSSRASGPGSARAGGGGRPDINELPIWTWILILLPVVLIGGALWAMTRSASEPDLLSPTATPTPAQAPAVITAAPQAPTATFTPMVIVATPPPPPLSAGVQAEVFGTGADQLRVRSGPGTTYATLQIVGDGTRVQVLEGPSPADGFQWWRVQLSDGTIGWVVGDFLRTVQ